From the Anaerolineae bacterium genome, one window contains:
- a CDS encoding glycosyltransferase family 39 protein, giving the protein MRKRKRLVALGGILLLYFGLSLYQLNLPGLHYDEAFEAVPALQLLQAQPITTFREHGLKIGGHIFPLMTQDYIGAINTYLVIPFLAILGPTPAALRVMSIVTGAITIWLTYALAGQLTRNHWVGLAAALLLAVDPTFVFWNRQGIFVTAVTAPIGLAATLCWLWRWRGGSRRWSLAGAFLFGLGLYAKLLFVWLMAALVGAVILLNLSPVLRFMRGLLNTNELFQKKWPFSVQEVGRIACAFLLGCWPLLVYNLQTHGTFLSVSGNAATSYYGVNNLAFGANLWTRLAQFLTMQNGTHLWYLGNIRGTSLPVFGLSVFLFLVAFLAIRNIILSPSFITLSLVKIAIFPYLVISLVVLGSIGTVSALWVTHFALLMPWPAIALTVAGWYLFPYRPHLRFLASSIFPIGLCLLVGANLFTTLRYHVSLAESGGLSSHSDAIYDLSDWLAHNAAGPVAAMDWGLAAPVTYLTAGRVTPVEVFGYAWESDQDLTTRLQALIARPTTLYLWRAPDEIIFDRSAEFKALYRPLHLEEDIEEAFYERSGRPLLGITRLVKRGTAQNPPQ; this is encoded by the coding sequence ATGAGAAAGAGAAAACGGTTGGTTGCCCTTGGCGGTATCTTGCTCCTTTATTTTGGGCTAAGCCTGTACCAGCTCAATTTGCCCGGCTTGCATTACGACGAAGCGTTTGAGGCCGTGCCGGCGCTGCAACTGTTGCAGGCGCAGCCGATTACTACTTTTAGAGAACATGGTTTAAAAATAGGCGGGCATATTTTTCCGCTGATGACCCAGGATTACATTGGGGCCATCAACACTTACCTGGTCATCCCTTTTTTGGCTATTTTGGGCCCCACCCCGGCCGCTCTGCGGGTGATGTCAATTGTCACTGGGGCTATAACAATCTGGCTGACCTATGCTCTGGCCGGCCAACTGACCCGCAATCATTGGGTGGGATTAGCGGCGGCGCTGCTTTTAGCCGTGGACCCCACCTTTGTTTTTTGGAATCGACAGGGCATTTTTGTAACAGCCGTTACCGCCCCTATTGGCCTGGCGGCCACGCTGTGCTGGCTGTGGCGCTGGCGCGGTGGCTCCAGGCGTTGGTCGCTCGCCGGGGCGTTTTTGTTTGGTCTGGGTCTTTACGCCAAGTTACTTTTTGTGTGGTTAATGGCGGCTCTGGTGGGAGCGGTTATTCTGCTCAATTTGTCCCCGGTATTGCGGTTCATGCGTGGTCTATTGAACACTAACGAACTTTTTCAAAAAAAATGGCCTTTTTCCGTGCAAGAGGTTGGCCGGATAGCCTGCGCTTTTTTGCTGGGCTGCTGGCCGTTGCTTGTTTATAACCTGCAAACTCACGGCACATTTTTGAGCGTTAGCGGCAATGCGGCCACATCTTACTATGGCGTTAACAATTTGGCCTTTGGCGCTAACCTATGGACGCGGCTGGCGCAATTTTTGACAATGCAAAACGGCACGCATCTTTGGTATTTGGGAAACATAAGGGGCACTTCCCTACCCGTTTTTGGTTTGAGTGTCTTTTTGTTTTTGGTAGCTTTTTTGGCTATACGAAATATTATCCTCTCCCCTTCTTTTATTACCCTATCCTTGGTTAAAATAGCCATCTTCCCCTATTTGGTGATAAGCCTGGTCGTCTTGGGCAGTATCGGGACAGTTTCCGCGTTGTGGGTCACTCACTTTGCCCTGCTAATGCCCTGGCCCGCCATCGCCTTGACTGTGGCCGGATGGTATTTATTCCCCTATAGACCCCATCTACGCTTTTTGGCGTCTTCTATTTTCCCCATTGGCCTTTGCCTGCTCGTAGGCGCAAATTTGTTTACCACCCTCCGTTACCATGTCTCTCTGGCCGAAAGCGGCGGTTTGAGCAGTCATTCCGACGCCATCTACGATTTAAGCGATTGGTTGGCCCATAACGCCGCCGGCCCGGTGGCCGCAATGGATTGGGGCCTGGCCGCTCCCGTAACTTACCTTACCGCCGGCCGGGTAACGCCTGTTGAGGTTTTTGGTTATGCCTGGGAATCTGATCAAGACTTAACAACTCGCCTGCAAGCTCTTATCGCCCGGCCAACCACCCTTTATCTGTGGCGCGCGCCGGACGAAATTATTTTTGATCGCAGCGCTGAATTTAAGGCCCTCTATCGCCCTCTGCATTTGGAGGAAGATATTGAGGAGGCTTTTTACGAACGAAGCGGACGCCCCCTGCTTGGCATTACGCGCCTGGTGAAAAGAGGGACAGCCCAAAATCCCCCCCAATAA
- a CDS encoding FecR domain-containing protein, with amino-acid sequence MAWLILSTAFVTFCLLAVLVPFSIYWYVVNATVPSPVNVTSVRGTVLFGNAVGAAAEAELSSSLTDGNTTAVAELATIFTDDTSQAILTFFDDSSLTMYSNTRIVLREAREPRFGLSPNPAQITIELQQGRVRATSARSRQDVAFDILTPYAGIKLGQGSFSVEVNQAEVQVTTRLGQATVTGQGQAIVLNTSERAVVDAGSFAAPLPAAQNLLVNSDFKPDTFAETWEVYQIEPIEVVTTTVEVATFIGRDVLVLRSEGQDNVHSETGVTQQVNKDVRDFQSLRVFAEVRLMKQSLPGGGHLGSEFPIMLHVAYKDADNNDRDWFHGFYFDPPPENFVLYNQPDNSSERIARFIWYPYESVNLLTTLGPAKPVFIKSIRIYASGWIYEAMVANIYLLAQE; translated from the coding sequence GTGGCCTGGCTTATTTTATCTACAGCCTTTGTCACGTTCTGCCTGTTAGCGGTGCTTGTACCGTTTAGTATTTATTGGTACGTGGTCAATGCTACCGTCCCTTCCCCGGTTAATGTAACTTCGGTGCGAGGGACGGTTTTATTTGGCAACGCGGTTGGCGCGGCCGCTGAGGCCGAATTATCCTCCTCTCTCACCGACGGGAATACAACCGCTGTGGCCGAATTGGCCACCATTTTTACCGATGATACCTCCCAGGCTATTTTGACCTTTTTTGACGACAGCAGCCTGACTATGTACAGCAATACCCGCATTGTGCTGCGTGAAGCCAGGGAGCCTCGTTTTGGTCTTAGCCCAAACCCGGCCCAAATAACTATTGAACTGCAACAGGGCCGGGTCAGAGCTACTTCGGCCCGCAGCCGGCAAGACGTGGCCTTTGATATTTTGACCCCCTATGCCGGGATAAAGTTGGGCCAGGGCAGTTTTTCTGTTGAAGTGAACCAGGCCGAAGTGCAGGTCACTACCCGGCTGGGGCAAGCCACGGTGACCGGCCAGGGGCAGGCCATTGTCCTTAACACCAGTGAGCGGGCGGTGGTAGACGCCGGTTCTTTTGCCGCCCCCCTGCCGGCGGCCCAAAATTTGTTGGTCAATAGTGACTTCAAACCGGATACATTTGCAGAAACCTGGGAAGTTTACCAAATTGAGCCGATTGAGGTGGTGACAACCACGGTCGAAGTGGCTACATTTATTGGCCGGGACGTATTGGTGCTGCGCAGTGAAGGACAAGACAATGTTCACTCAGAAACCGGCGTTACCCAACAGGTCAACAAAGACGTGCGTGATTTTCAATCGCTGCGGGTTTTTGCCGAGGTGCGTTTGATGAAACAATCCCTGCCAGGGGGGGGGCATCTTGGCTCAGAATTTCCCATCATGCTGCATGTGGCTTACAAAGATGCCGATAATAATGATCGCGATTGGTTTCACGGTTTTTACTTTGACCCGCCCCCGGAAAATTTTGTGCTCTACAATCAACCCGATAATTCCAGCGAGCGGATTGCGCGTTTCATCTGGTATCCTTACGAGTCGGTCAATTTGTTAACCACGCTTGGTCCGGCCAAACCTGTTTTTATCAAATCTATCCGCATTTATGCCTCCGGCTGGATTTATGAGGCCATGGTGGCTAATATATACCTGCTGGCCCAAGAATAG
- a CDS encoding DUF2723 domain-containing protein has product MPSLKQVRCSDWPVGLGLALLALALYITTLAPTVLEADSGEFQFVPWLPGIAHPPGYPLYILLGWLWTHLFPLGEVAWRMNLLSAVFAAATISLTYVVARQLLDMTLPDTPLPARLISAAIAAAAFAISPTFWSQAIVAEVYALHAMLMALILYLALQLRGNARVFSFPNLNSWPAKCLTFAFAVGLTHHLTTILLLPALVLFLLWPAGPNIAAARKSPHSGEAKKSREPARTLFVHGILFISPLLLYLYLPLIAPSTPYATLALSDHQILTLYDNSLAGFLRHVTAMVFAGELQPDAVEISRVVLVWQLLQQQVGWLGLILALAGLLTLWLRQQFDLLVLTGLGSLGFLLFNLIYFIGDVFVLFIPIWLLVCLWMGLGSLGLAHWLAGSFVRRKAGPPQARPVFGEMEQRLGQKIYRMLVVGLVSACFLLAVLPMVTRNWAVVNQKNNTAARERWSEILAQPIPTGAVLLSNDRNEMMPLWYYQYVEGRRPDLLGLFPLIVPDPAYANVGLVLDQALASGRPVYLIKSMPGLSLKATLVQEDALYRAAPDPTLPPHRYEVVFSGVTSESNQSESVKLLGHDLSAERVLPGDEIAVTLYWQPEQVLSVDYTSYVHLLNSEGQGVTQNDHLPGGVFYPSSRWQIGEILRDRHTLTIPANTLPGRYRLRVGLYYQPEPGVMVGLGGGVEIGQVSVLTSE; this is encoded by the coding sequence ATGCCCTCCTTGAAACAGGTTCGTTGTTCTGATTGGCCGGTTGGTTTGGGGCTGGCCTTATTGGCCCTGGCCCTCTATATCACTACACTCGCCCCCACTGTTTTAGAAGCCGATAGCGGGGAGTTTCAATTTGTGCCCTGGCTGCCGGGCATTGCCCACCCCCCCGGCTATCCGCTGTATATTTTGTTGGGCTGGCTGTGGACGCATTTGTTTCCGTTGGGTGAAGTAGCCTGGCGGATGAATTTGCTCTCGGCAGTGTTTGCGGCGGCAACAATAAGCTTAACTTATGTTGTGGCACGGCAATTGCTGGATATGACTCTGCCCGACACCCCCCTCCCCGCCCGGCTCATTTCTGCCGCTATTGCCGCCGCCGCCTTTGCCATAAGTCCCACCTTTTGGAGCCAGGCGATTGTGGCCGAGGTTTATGCGCTTCACGCCATGTTGATGGCGCTTATTCTTTATCTGGCCCTGCAACTCAGAGGCAACGCCCGGGTTTTTTCGTTCCCAAATTTAAATTCCTGGCCCGCCAAATGCCTCACGTTTGCTTTTGCCGTTGGTTTAACGCATCATCTGACCACTATTTTGCTGCTGCCGGCTCTGGTTCTATTTTTGCTCTGGCCGGCCGGCCCAAACATTGCTGCCGCAAGAAAATCGCCTCATTCCGGCGAGGCCAAAAAGTCAAGGGAACCGGCCCGGACGTTGTTTGTCCACGGCATCTTATTTATCAGCCCGCTGCTGCTCTACCTTTATTTGCCCCTGATTGCGCCAAGCACGCCCTACGCCACCCTGGCCCTGAGCGACCACCAAATTTTGACGCTGTATGATAACTCCCTGGCCGGCTTTTTGCGCCACGTTACGGCCATGGTTTTTGCCGGGGAATTACAGCCGGACGCCGTTGAGATTAGCCGGGTTGTCCTGGTTTGGCAACTTTTGCAGCAGCAGGTGGGGTGGCTGGGCCTTATTTTGGCGCTGGCCGGCCTGCTTACCCTCTGGCTGCGCCAACAATTCGATTTACTTGTCTTGACCGGGCTGGGCAGCCTGGGTTTTCTGCTTTTTAATTTGATTTATTTCATCGGTGATGTTTTTGTACTGTTTATTCCCATCTGGCTTTTGGTATGTTTGTGGATGGGGCTGGGCAGTTTGGGCTTGGCGCATTGGCTGGCCGGTAGTTTTGTCCGGCGTAAAGCAGGCCCGCCCCAAGCCCGGCCTGTTTTTGGAGAAATGGAGCAGCGATTGGGCCAAAAAATTTACCGGATGTTGGTCGTGGGGCTGGTGAGCGCCTGTTTTTTGTTGGCCGTACTGCCAATGGTGACGCGCAACTGGGCCGTCGTCAACCAAAAAAACAACACCGCTGCTCGTGAGCGTTGGTCAGAAATCCTGGCCCAACCGATCCCCACCGGGGCTGTTTTGTTGAGCAACGACCGCAACGAGATGATGCCCTTGTGGTATTACCAATATGTTGAGGGCCGGCGGCCTGATTTGCTGGGCCTTTTCCCGCTCATTGTGCCTGATCCGGCCTATGCCAACGTTGGGCTGGTATTGGACCAGGCCCTGGCTTCGGGGCGGCCGGTGTATCTCATCAAATCAATGCCCGGCTTGAGCCTTAAAGCGACGCTGGTTCAAGAGGACGCGCTTTATCGAGCCGCGCCCGACCCCACCCTACCCCCTCATCGGTATGAGGTAGTTTTTTCAGGAGTAACGTCCGAGTCAAATCAGTCCGAAAGCGTTAAACTTTTGGGCCACGATCTATCGGCGGAAAGGGTATTGCCCGGTGATGAAATCGCCGTTACCCTCTATTGGCAGCCGGAACAGGTTTTATCCGTTGATTACACCAGTTACGTGCATTTGCTCAATAGTGAGGGTCAAGGGGTCACCCAAAACGACCATCTGCCGGGCGGAGTGTTTTATCCCTCCAGCCGCTGGCAAATTGGCGAAATATTGCGCGACCGGCATACTTTGACCATCCCGGCCAACACCTTGCCCGGCCGGTATCGCTTGCGCGTGGGGCTGTATTATCAACCGGAGCCGGGCGTGATGGTGGGCTTGGGCGGTGGTGTGGAAATCGGCCAGGTGAGCGTGCTGACTTCTGAATAA
- a CDS encoding tyrosine-type recombinase/integrase produces MDIPKNIDQALELYLEEIGKSRAGSTLNTYHYTIQKFKGSLTAHNVVPAQTPLSEMSNEWIHWFLDDLRTLEPTTERSYLAPIIGFYEYVVAKNWLKLNLTELRYFIKRRQRKLPEKAHRFPKRQIEKLLKSLDEISNGPFKDDREQLTILRDRALLYMLADTGLRVSEACSLKRGYVDFAEMELYVVGKGNKEARIRISPRTLECLQRYLEKRTDLDAVQTPAPANLPLFARHDKRVSKRVIALSPRAVQQLIDRWVLRFLGAVYLYEITPHTFRHYFVTTVLRSTGGDVEVAKKLARHADISTTMRYAHLSDEELDRVYYDIFGVNVM; encoded by the coding sequence ATGGACATCCCTAAAAATATTGACCAAGCCCTGGAATTATATTTAGAGGAAATCGGCAAAAGCCGGGCCGGCAGCACCCTGAACACCTACCACTACACTATTCAGAAGTTCAAGGGTTCGTTGACCGCTCACAATGTTGTTCCGGCCCAAACCCCACTATCCGAAATGAGCAACGAGTGGATACACTGGTTTCTGGACGACCTGCGTACCCTGGAACCAACCACCGAACGCAGCTATTTAGCTCCCATCATTGGTTTTTACGAGTACGTGGTCGCCAAAAATTGGCTCAAGCTCAACCTGACCGAACTGCGTTATTTCATCAAACGCCGGCAGCGAAAACTTCCCGAAAAAGCGCATCGTTTCCCCAAACGCCAGATCGAAAAACTGCTCAAATCTCTGGACGAAATTTCCAACGGCCCCTTTAAAGACGACCGGGAGCAACTGACCATTCTGCGGGACCGCGCCCTGCTTTATATGCTGGCCGATACCGGCCTGCGCGTTTCCGAGGCCTGCTCGCTTAAGCGGGGTTATGTTGATTTTGCGGAAATGGAGTTATACGTGGTGGGCAAAGGCAATAAAGAAGCCCGAATTCGCATTTCCCCCCGTACCCTGGAGTGCCTGCAACGCTATCTGGAAAAACGAACCGACCTGGACGCTGTACAAACCCCCGCCCCGGCCAACCTGCCTCTCTTTGCCCGGCACGATAAACGGGTCAGCAAGCGAGTGATAGCATTATCACCCCGCGCGGTCCAGCAGTTAATTGATCGGTGGGTGTTGAGGTTTTTGGGCGCTGTATATCTATACGAAATTACCCCACACACCTTCCGCCATTATTTTGTCACCACTGTTCTGCGCAGCACCGGCGGCGACGTGGAAGTAGCCAAAAAGCTGGCCCGCCACGCCGACATCTCCACCACTATGCGTTACGCCCACCTGAGCGACGAGGAGTTGGATAGGGTTTATTATGATATTTTTGGTGTAAATGTAATGTAA
- a CDS encoding Mu transposase C-terminal domain-containing protein has translation MLLPEYDATISTKGEVVFEGLHFTDPLLKYWPKHQVTLRRSLHTEGTAWIYLDGEILCEAKAKGFRKRETLY, from the coding sequence TTGTTACTGCCGGAATATGATGCCACAATTTCAACCAAAGGCGAAGTGGTTTTTGAGGGATTACATTTTACAGACCCTTTACTCAAATATTGGCCGAAACATCAAGTTACTCTGCGCCGGTCCTTACACACAGAAGGTACTGCGTGGATATACTTGGATGGAGAAATACTCTGTGAAGCAAAAGCGAAAGGATTTCGCAAACGTGAAACTTTGTACTAA